In the genome of Pelobacter seleniigenes DSM 18267, one region contains:
- a CDS encoding sensor histidine kinase, translating into MLILLVLVLGFMQYTYWNLTAKRAEARAIGTTFVAVAEADMAARRLHLLMRTLQYTGMAAPEDMALMADLYERLLAAVDRLEPFGPLKQSGQISLLKSLVLELNPGNSPEPEQTAESFAKFRAELSALSNLTQVYLNKLRSTQEQDIDHLVERAAVVSMSILVLAIILGLFISTYFSRRILHRIQDLSHNAVRIADGKLDLPPAPDRIRDELDTLAVSINRMTKRLTQVIGSEKLFEGAEEERRRIAMDLHDQSLSDLSGILRGLQNLEPTLPEKELRERIDNLEQDLGRAISNLREIMNNLHPQTLDILGLGAAIEAHLEQHCDSDDLPAYHFHTDPRINNLQLGRLQQLSLYRIAIEAIRNVLRHAGANRYEVDLELRDTVLVLSVEDNGRGLPVLPAHHEGRGLNNIRERARKIGAEVNWTASRFSSGTRFELTLPCSTDHVKG; encoded by the coding sequence ATGCTGATTCTCTTGGTTCTGGTGCTGGGGTTTATGCAGTACACGTACTGGAACCTCACCGCCAAAAGAGCGGAAGCCAGAGCCATCGGCACCACCTTTGTCGCCGTCGCTGAAGCGGACATGGCCGCAAGAAGGCTGCATCTCCTCATGCGGACGCTGCAATATACCGGGATGGCTGCGCCTGAAGATATGGCCCTTATGGCTGACCTCTACGAACGCCTGCTGGCGGCAGTCGATCGCCTTGAGCCGTTCGGCCCGCTCAAGCAATCAGGGCAGATTTCGCTGCTGAAAAGCCTGGTCCTGGAGTTAAACCCCGGCAACAGCCCGGAACCGGAACAGACTGCCGAATCCTTTGCCAAATTCAGGGCCGAACTGTCTGCGCTGTCCAATCTGACTCAGGTCTATCTCAACAAACTGCGCTCCACCCAGGAACAGGACATTGACCACTTGGTCGAAAGGGCGGCGGTGGTCTCCATGTCCATCCTGGTCCTGGCCATTATCCTCGGGCTGTTTATCTCGACGTATTTCAGTCGCCGGATCCTGCACCGCATCCAGGATCTGTCCCACAACGCAGTGCGTATCGCAGATGGAAAGCTTGATCTGCCCCCTGCTCCCGACCGCATTCGCGACGAACTGGACACCCTGGCGGTCTCCATCAACAGGATGACCAAACGACTGACCCAGGTTATCGGTAGTGAAAAACTTTTTGAAGGGGCGGAGGAAGAACGTCGGCGCATCGCCATGGATCTTCACGACCAGTCTCTTTCCGACCTCTCCGGCATTCTGCGCGGCCTGCAGAATCTGGAGCCGACTCTCCCCGAAAAAGAGCTCAGGGAACGCATCGACAACCTGGAGCAGGATCTGGGCCGGGCTATTTCCAACCTGCGTGAAATCATGAACAATCTGCATCCGCAGACGTTGGATATCCTCGGCCTTGGCGCAGCCATTGAAGCACATCTGGAGCAACATTGCGACTCAGACGATTTGCCCGCTTACCATTTCCATACCGACCCGCGCATCAACAATCTGCAACTGGGCCGGTTGCAACAGCTCTCCCTTTACCGCATCGCCATTGAAGCGATCCGTAATGTGTTAAGGCATGCCGGGGCCAATCGCTATGAAGTTGACCTGGAACTGCGCGATACGGTACTGGTCCTGTCCGTTGAAGATAATGGTCGGGGCCTGCCGGTGTTACCGGCTCATCACGAAGGACGGGGCCTGAACA
- the prmA gene encoding 50S ribosomal protein L11 methyltransferase — protein MMKNEWIAIEVGVPGAWVDLVSVLLADCGCSGVVVEERQLDTFVVPDDALDAERIYRLKGYFEADCSPEQLVTKVAVALRQAPLPDELSLEVLLGETVQIEDWSEQWKQNFSAFRVGERLVVCPSWEEAQVAANDVVIEIDPGMAFGTGSHATTRLCLEAIAELLASPTPPAQMLDVGTGSGLLALGAAALGCAAVLANDIDPIACQVARENVQKNGYQERIKVTETPLESLPGSFDLVVANILAEENVRLGPAFMAHLRPGGWLVLSGILREKEALVRAGFDGFPLESFASRYLDDWVCLLYRRNR, from the coding sequence ATGATGAAAAATGAATGGATTGCGATAGAGGTTGGTGTTCCTGGGGCTTGGGTTGATCTGGTCAGCGTCTTGCTTGCCGATTGCGGATGCTCCGGCGTTGTTGTTGAAGAACGGCAGCTGGATACCTTTGTGGTGCCTGACGATGCCCTTGACGCGGAGCGGATTTATCGGCTTAAGGGCTATTTTGAGGCGGACTGTTCCCCCGAACAGCTGGTGACGAAGGTTGCAGTGGCCCTGCGCCAGGCCCCGCTGCCGGATGAACTGTCCCTGGAAGTCCTCCTCGGCGAGACCGTCCAGATTGAGGACTGGTCCGAACAGTGGAAACAGAATTTTTCCGCTTTTCGCGTCGGTGAGCGACTGGTGGTCTGTCCCAGTTGGGAAGAGGCTCAAGTTGCTGCCAATGATGTGGTCATTGAGATCGATCCGGGGATGGCGTTCGGGACCGGCTCGCATGCGACGACCAGATTATGTCTGGAGGCCATCGCGGAGCTGCTGGCCAGCCCCACGCCGCCCGCTCAAATGTTGGATGTTGGAACCGGCTCGGGCCTGCTGGCATTGGGGGCCGCGGCCCTGGGTTGCGCAGCGGTGCTGGCCAATGACATTGACCCGATTGCCTGTCAGGTCGCCCGCGAAAATGTGCAGAAGAACGGTTATCAGGAGCGCATTAAAGTAACGGAGACGCCCCTGGAGTCTCTTCCGGGATCCTTTGATCTGGTCGTTGCGAATATCCTCGCGGAAGAGAATGTCCGGCTCGGTCCTGCTTTTATGGCGCATTTGCGGCCGGGCGGCTGGCTTGTTCTGTCCGGGATTTTGCGGGAGAAAGAAGCGCTGGTGCGCGCGGGTTTTGACGGTTTTCCGCTGGAATCCTTTGCCAGTCGTTACCTGGACGACTGGGTCTGCCTCCTTTATCGCCGGAATCGTTGA
- a CDS encoding deoxyribonuclease IV: MSRPSTTELLIGAHVSIAGGIDRAFSRGELIGCSAIQIFTRNASRWQAKSLSTEAIAAFRSAHANSPIRYVAAHDSYLINLASPDPELRKKSIDAFVDELVRCEQLGIGDLVMHPGAHMGQGVAAGLQTVAASFRSIFAGAPSRVRVLLENTAGQGTSLGARFEDLAEICSLVGTERFAVCFDTCHAFAAGYDLRSAQTYHEVMAGFDRLLGCDRLALFHLNDCKKPLGSRVDRHEHVAKGEIGRAGFAALMSDQRFADTPKILETPGGPEHCHDLENLALLRQLAGSKEGIC; the protein is encoded by the coding sequence GTGAGTCGGCCTAGCACAACAGAGTTGTTGATCGGCGCCCATGTCTCGATTGCCGGTGGTATTGACCGAGCCTTCAGCCGGGGGGAACTGATCGGTTGTTCCGCAATCCAGATCTTTACCCGCAATGCCAGCCGTTGGCAGGCAAAATCGCTGAGCACAGAAGCCATCGCCGCGTTTCGTAGCGCCCACGCAAATAGTCCCATTCGCTATGTGGCAGCCCATGACAGTTACCTGATCAACCTGGCCAGCCCGGATCCGGAGCTCAGGAAAAAATCGATTGATGCCTTTGTCGATGAACTGGTTCGTTGCGAGCAGCTGGGCATCGGTGATCTGGTCATGCATCCCGGTGCGCACATGGGACAAGGGGTTGCGGCGGGTTTGCAGACCGTTGCCGCCAGCTTTCGCAGCATTTTCGCTGGAGCTCCGTCCAGGGTCAGAGTTCTACTGGAAAATACCGCCGGCCAGGGGACCAGTCTTGGCGCCCGGTTTGAGGATCTGGCAGAAATCTGCAGCCTGGTCGGGACGGAACGGTTTGCTGTCTGTTTTGATACCTGTCATGCATTTGCCGCCGGTTATGATCTGCGCAGCGCCCAGACCTACCATGAGGTGATGGCTGGTTTCGATCGTCTGCTCGGTTGCGACCGGCTGGCGCTGTTTCACCTCAACGACTGCAAGAAACCTTTGGGTTCGCGGGTGGATCGGCACGAACATGTGGCCAAAGGGGAGATCGGCCGGGCCGGGTTTGCCGCCTTGATGAGTGATCAGCGCTTTGCCGACACACCGAAAATACTGGAAACTCCCGGTGGCCCGGAGCATTGTCATGACCTGGAGAATCTGGCCCTGCTGCGCCAGCTGGCCGGGTCGAAAGAAGGAATCTGCTGA
- a CDS encoding response regulator transcription factor, with amino-acid sequence MRILVVEDEKKVASFIKRGLEEEDFTVDVAHDGESGIAMAESSSYDLILMDVMLPKKDGLSAIKELREKNISTPILCLTAKDTVEDIASGLDIGSDDYLTKPFAFAELVARVRALIRRGSQDRGAELYFADLRLDPVGHNVWRNNRPIDLTAKEYALLEYFMRNPNQVLTRTMIAEHVWDYTFDSFTNIIDVYVNYLRKKIDRDFDKKLIHTVRGVGYVLKDSD; translated from the coding sequence ATGCGGATCCTGGTTGTCGAAGACGAAAAAAAGGTCGCCAGTTTTATCAAGCGGGGCCTGGAAGAAGAAGATTTTACTGTTGATGTTGCCCATGACGGCGAAAGCGGTATCGCCATGGCGGAAAGCTCCAGTTATGATCTTATTCTGATGGATGTCATGCTACCCAAGAAAGACGGCCTGAGTGCAATCAAGGAGTTACGTGAAAAAAACATCTCGACCCCGATTCTGTGCCTGACCGCCAAGGACACCGTTGAGGATATCGCATCCGGCCTGGACATCGGCAGTGATGACTACCTGACCAAGCCTTTTGCCTTTGCCGAGCTGGTGGCACGGGTCAGAGCCCTGATCCGCCGTGGCTCACAGGACCGCGGGGCCGAACTCTATTTTGCCGATCTGCGGCTGGACCCGGTTGGCCACAATGTCTGGCGCAATAACCGGCCAATCGACCTCACCGCCAAGGAATACGCCCTGCTGGAATACTTCATGCGGAACCCGAATCAGGTTCTGACTCGAACCATGATCGCTGAACATGTTTGGGACTACACCTTCGATTCCTTTACCAATATCATTGACGTCTATGTCAATTATCTGCGGAAAAAAATTGACCGTGATTTCGACAAAAAACTGATCCATACCGTCCGGGGCGTCGGCTATGTCCTGAAAGATTCGGACTGA
- a CDS encoding hydroxyacylglutathione hydrolase family protein, whose amino-acid sequence MDILNIIQIPASDMDNFSYLVYCPETMHGAAVDPSMHPERLLEKARELNVDLKLLLNTHGHRDHVAGNGAIIEATGAKLAAHPQDVPNPDIILSEGSTIQLGNGLLKVLHTPGHTPGSIVFRSGLQLITGDTLFVSRCGRADLPGSDVAALYDSLQRLKTLPQDTTIYPGHDYGPQSTSTIGWELEHNDFLKCPDLQSFIRLRMA is encoded by the coding sequence ATGGACATATTGAACATCATTCAGATTCCGGCCAGTGACATGGATAATTTCTCCTACCTGGTCTATTGTCCGGAAACCATGCATGGCGCGGCCGTTGACCCTTCGATGCATCCCGAACGCCTGCTTGAAAAAGCACGGGAATTGAACGTCGACCTGAAACTGCTGCTGAATACCCACGGCCACAGGGATCATGTCGCCGGCAACGGGGCCATTATTGAAGCGACCGGAGCAAAACTGGCGGCCCACCCCCAGGACGTGCCAAACCCGGACATCATCCTCTCGGAAGGTTCAACCATCCAGCTTGGCAACGGTCTGCTCAAGGTTCTGCACACTCCAGGGCATACCCCCGGATCGATCGTCTTTCGCAGTGGCCTGCAGCTGATAACCGGCGATACCCTCTTTGTCAGTCGCTGTGGCCGGGCGGATCTGCCGGGCAGTGATGTGGCAGCCCTTTACGATAGCCTGCAGCGCTTGAAAACCCTGCCGCAAGACACCACTATCTACCCGGGGCACGACTACGGACCCCAATCGACCTCAACGATCGGCTGGGAACTGGAGCATAATGATTTCCTGAAATGTCCCGACCTGCAGAGTTTTATCAGACTAAGAATGGCCTGA
- a CDS encoding RDD family protein, with the protein MRCPKCGFNSFDYLDNCKKCGKDLVEFKERYGIKSVLFPGQTVAGETAVETDFDADAAVAAATASVAAAPVFETSPEPEAPTAESDDFGFDFMGDSTEDDDLSFDELFEEAPEDEDVEETLEGPKAKAEATDSTDFSFDLPEEDDLEDDFGFDPDEDSATNAAKKEPGKDPADPFDFPESSAAEGTPDAESTADLFDLTQNEAEALLDESPAMLTDSFAVAEEQDDLFSVAEEIPVEPDAELALDEPDLAPTPVVSAPAEVRDEEAVYAEYYRQFDELAEQLASVDEEVTASPLAATAVLDDSDEAIDDEVSVLATEELDTAGLGKRLLAGFCDIIVLAVVGGSFVIAAEAAMGGVNDQLLPSVTTLLDLSIPYFLVLFSLFFGYFTLFHFLAGQTPGKMLTGLRVETIGGDALDFPHAFLHTVGGLLQLLPAGLGYLSVFANPQRRGWNDRLAGTRVINLKR; encoded by the coding sequence ATGAGATGTCCCAAGTGTGGCTTCAACAGTTTTGACTATCTCGACAACTGCAAAAAATGCGGTAAAGACCTGGTTGAGTTCAAAGAGCGTTACGGAATTAAAAGCGTCCTGTTCCCCGGACAGACGGTTGCTGGTGAAACAGCGGTCGAAACCGATTTCGATGCTGATGCCGCGGTTGCCGCTGCAACGGCTTCGGTCGCCGCTGCACCTGTTTTCGAAACTAGTCCGGAACCGGAAGCCCCGACCGCCGAAAGCGATGATTTCGGCTTTGATTTCATGGGGGACAGCACCGAGGATGACGATCTTTCCTTTGACGAGCTTTTTGAGGAAGCTCCGGAGGACGAAGATGTCGAGGAAACCCTGGAAGGCCCAAAGGCCAAAGCCGAAGCGACGGATAGTACTGATTTTTCCTTCGATCTGCCAGAGGAAGACGATCTGGAGGATGATTTCGGCTTTGATCCGGATGAGGATAGCGCGACGAATGCGGCCAAAAAAGAACCGGGAAAGGACCCCGCAGACCCTTTTGATTTTCCGGAGTCCTCTGCAGCCGAGGGGACTCCGGATGCTGAATCTACGGCGGATTTGTTCGACCTGACTCAAAACGAAGCTGAGGCCCTGCTGGACGAGAGTCCTGCTATGCTGACGGACTCCTTTGCCGTTGCGGAGGAGCAGGATGATCTCTTCAGTGTGGCGGAAGAGATTCCCGTCGAACCGGATGCTGAGCTGGCATTGGACGAGCCCGATCTGGCGCCGACCCCTGTGGTCTCGGCACCAGCCGAAGTTCGCGACGAGGAAGCGGTCTACGCTGAATATTACCGGCAATTCGATGAGCTGGCTGAGCAATTGGCGAGTGTCGACGAGGAGGTTACTGCCTCGCCTTTGGCGGCAACTGCTGTGCTTGACGATAGCGACGAAGCGATTGATGATGAAGTTTCCGTTTTGGCCACTGAAGAACTCGACACGGCCGGTTTGGGCAAGCGTCTTTTAGCGGGGTTTTGCGATATCATCGTGCTGGCTGTGGTCGGCGGCAGCTTTGTTATTGCTGCCGAAGCTGCCATGGGAGGGGTGAACGATCAGCTGCTCCCCTCTGTGACCACCTTGCTGGACCTTTCTATCCCTTACTTCCTGGTGTTGTTTTCTCTGTTCTTTGGCTATTTCACCCTATTCCATTTTTTGGCCGGACAGACGCCGGGGAAAATGCTTACCGGTTTGCGGGTTGAAACCATCGGCGGCGATGCCTTGGATTTTCCTCATGCTTTTCTGCATACGGTCGGCGGTTTGCTCCAACTGCTGCCCGCCGGACTCGGGTATCTCTCCGTTTTTGCCAATCCGCAACGCCGCGGCTGGAATGATCGTCTGGCAGGAACCCGCGTGATCAATCTGAAGCGCTAG
- a CDS encoding pyrimidine 5'-nucleotidase yields MKAILFDLDNTLYPREKDLFALIDVRINRYMEEIVAIDPQAVDGLRRRYWKDYGATLQGLIRHHGVNPEDYLDYVHAVDVASRLSCDLRLQSVLAGLPAPSYVFTNGSRDHADRVVNALGLDGLFVDVFDIRIDNYQPKPNPGPYHKVLTQLQLTGEQCVMVEDQPQNLQTAKQLGMKTVLVGPQDPQNSFDFVDAWIREPADIAGLLGIWAGAAG; encoded by the coding sequence ATGAAAGCGATACTGTTTGATCTGGATAACACTCTTTATCCGCGGGAAAAGGACCTCTTTGCGCTCATCGATGTGCGGATCAACCGTTACATGGAAGAGATCGTCGCCATTGATCCGCAGGCGGTCGATGGTTTGCGGCGGCGTTACTGGAAAGATTACGGCGCCACCCTGCAGGGGCTGATTCGCCATCATGGGGTCAATCCGGAAGATTATCTGGACTATGTGCATGCCGTGGACGTCGCCAGCCGGCTTTCCTGCGATCTGCGACTGCAGAGCGTGCTGGCCGGGTTGCCGGCACCCAGCTATGTTTTTACCAACGGCTCCCGCGATCATGCCGACCGGGTGGTCAACGCCCTGGGGCTGGACGGGCTGTTTGTGGATGTTTTCGACATCCGCATCGACAATTATCAACCGAAACCGAATCCCGGACCCTATCACAAGGTTCTTACCCAGTTGCAACTGACCGGTGAGCAGTGCGTCATGGTGGAAGATCAGCCGCAGAACCTGCAAACCGCCAAGCAGCTCGGAATGAAAACCGTGCTGGTCGGGCCGCAGGATCCGCAGAACAGCTTTGACTTTGTCGATGCCTGGATCAGGGAACCGGCGGATATCGCCGGATTGCTGGGAATCTGGGCGGGAGCTGCCGGGTGA
- the dapF gene encoding diaminopimelate epimerase, with translation MKFTKMHGIGNDYIYIDCFQQQVADPEEFARRASDRHFGIGSDGLILILPSQVADVRMRMFNADGSESEMCGNGIRCVAKYAYDHGLVRKTALQVETGNGVLDLQLFLGSDGLVAKVRVNMGLPILQRAAIPMTGPATETAVLVPFVVAGHTLELTCVSMGNPHAVVYVDDVAAFPVTEIGPQIETSDWFPRRTNIEFVQIVSRTEVIQRTWERGAGETLACGTGASAVTVAGVLTRKTERKILNHLRGGELELEWLDNGPVLMTGPAVEVFSGEYEPK, from the coding sequence ATGAAATTTACCAAAATGCATGGTATCGGCAATGACTATATTTATATCGACTGTTTTCAGCAACAGGTGGCCGATCCCGAGGAGTTTGCGCGCCGTGCCAGTGACCGACATTTCGGCATCGGTTCGGATGGGCTGATCCTGATCCTGCCTTCGCAAGTGGCAGATGTGCGCATGCGGATGTTCAATGCCGATGGCAGTGAGTCGGAAATGTGCGGCAACGGGATCCGTTGTGTTGCCAAGTACGCTTATGATCACGGGTTGGTGCGGAAGACCGCGCTGCAGGTTGAAACCGGCAACGGGGTGCTTGATTTGCAGCTGTTTCTGGGGAGCGACGGCCTGGTGGCCAAGGTTCGCGTCAACATGGGCCTGCCGATACTGCAGCGTGCCGCCATCCCCATGACCGGTCCAGCGACCGAAACCGCCGTGCTGGTTCCCTTTGTGGTTGCCGGTCATACCCTTGAGCTGACCTGTGTTTCCATGGGCAATCCCCACGCGGTGGTCTATGTCGATGATGTTGCCGCCTTTCCGGTCACTGAAATCGGACCGCAGATCGAAACCAGCGACTGGTTTCCGCGCCGTACCAACATCGAGTTTGTCCAGATTGTGAGCCGGACAGAGGTGATCCAGCGCACCTGGGAGCGGGGTGCAGGGGAAACCCTGGCCTGCGGAACCGGGGCTTCGGCGGTTACCGTGGCCGGCGTTCTGACCCGCAAGACCGAGCGCAAGATCTTGAATCATCTACGCGGCGGTGAGCTGGAACTGGAATGGCTCGACAACGGACCGGTGCTGATGACCGGCCCTGCCGTTGAAGTGTTCAGCGGCGAATATGAACCGAAATAG
- a CDS encoding thiolase family protein, translating into MFFQPRAVYLADSFMLPVGKYNGRHRPKMSFFELVDALQPLLNNSKIDKDRIGCVVVGSQNPFAFSGIDNVAAKVSGRLGISGAKSVLVDTASSSGASAFEAAFMEVASGQHDHVLALGIQKMSDVSTREATKIVAGVIDREEAEYGLTMPACGALVAQSLIQEFGLSLEKWSHYTSRWTERSHHYAAQNPNAHLNYEIPAEQYLAEMDGGKNYLYYDPLHYYDFCPMSDGIAACLLTSQKSRVRVSGVGSGTDIPTIADRLTYTSFPATRIALAQALGMAGLKNLHELNTPVHINMHDPFNGFGAINLVDLGVVPRKNLLDGLLDEKLTGPSGLFPTNLTGGLKGRGHPLGATGMVQIVENHQMLVSGDYQAALSHSIGGPINNNVVILLETQEQFLSRGAVPYRPEGRPLLGRLKPADITLETILGKEHKCTAKLLAKTSRFDFRTGKAQRTLLVFSKKHESENYRFLIGVAPETAASLEGLKYGDKIQLQQVDGELSINDVPIRRLYRKTIEGVVEIADTAMRHLRRKKE; encoded by the coding sequence ATGTTTTTTCAACCCCGCGCAGTTTACCTGGCAGACTCTTTCATGCTGCCCGTCGGCAAATACAACGGTAGACACCGTCCCAAAATGAGTTTTTTCGAACTGGTCGACGCACTTCAGCCATTACTGAACAATTCCAAAATCGACAAGGACCGCATCGGCTGTGTTGTGGTCGGCTCCCAGAATCCGTTTGCTTTTTCAGGGATCGACAATGTTGCGGCTAAGGTCAGCGGCCGGCTCGGGATCAGCGGAGCAAAGTCCGTTCTGGTCGATACCGCATCCTCCTCGGGAGCTAGCGCTTTTGAAGCGGCTTTCATGGAAGTCGCATCCGGGCAACATGATCATGTCCTGGCCCTCGGCATTCAGAAAATGAGTGATGTCTCAACCCGTGAAGCCACCAAAATAGTCGCCGGGGTCATCGACCGGGAAGAAGCCGAATACGGGCTGACCATGCCTGCCTGCGGAGCGCTGGTTGCCCAGTCCCTGATCCAGGAATTCGGCTTGAGTCTGGAAAAATGGAGCCACTATACCTCGCGTTGGACCGAGCGGTCCCATCACTATGCCGCACAAAACCCCAACGCTCATCTCAACTATGAAATCCCGGCAGAGCAGTATCTGGCAGAAATGGATGGGGGGAAAAATTATCTGTATTACGACCCTCTCCATTATTACGATTTTTGCCCCATGTCCGACGGAATTGCGGCCTGCCTGCTGACCTCGCAGAAGAGCCGGGTCCGGGTGTCAGGGGTTGGCTCCGGCACCGACATCCCGACCATTGCGGATCGCCTGACCTACACCAGTTTTCCGGCGACTCGCATTGCCTTGGCTCAGGCGCTGGGCATGGCCGGGCTTAAAAACCTGCACGAACTGAATACTCCCGTCCATATCAACATGCACGACCCCTTTAACGGCTTCGGTGCCATCAACTTAGTTGACCTTGGTGTTGTTCCCCGTAAAAATCTTTTGGATGGGCTGCTCGATGAAAAACTGACCGGACCGAGCGGACTGTTTCCGACCAACCTCACCGGCGGTCTGAAAGGCCGCGGCCACCCCCTCGGCGCAACCGGAATGGTCCAGATCGTTGAAAATCATCAAATGCTCGTCAGCGGCGATTACCAGGCAGCCCTATCCCATTCCATCGGCGGGCCGATCAACAATAACGTCGTCATCCTCTTGGAAACCCAGGAGCAGTTTCTCAGCCGTGGGGCGGTACCCTATCGGCCAGAGGGCAGACCGCTACTCGGCCGGCTGAAACCGGCCGACATCACCCTGGAAACGATACTGGGGAAGGAACATAAATGCACGGCCAAGTTACTGGCCAAAACCTCACGGTTCGATTTCCGCACCGGAAAAGCCCAACGCACCCTGCTGGTTTTTTCCAAAAAGCATGAAAGCGAGAACTACCGCTTTTTGATCGGCGTCGCCCCGGAAACTGCGGCTTCCCTTGAGGGCCTGAAATACGGCGATAAAATTCAGCTGCAACAGGTCGATGGCGAGCTCAGCATCAACGATGTCCCGATTCGTCGACTCTATCGTAAAACCATTGAGGGGGTGGTCGAAATCGCGGATACGGCAATGCGTCATCTGCGCCGGAAAAAGGAGTAA
- a CDS encoding sensor histidine kinase, whose product MNKTDPEVEPLFFTPESTDPAEVQELAQSYNALMERMANNLRRSRQFAADVTHELRTPLTILRGETELALRSGRDQEELRKVLESNLEEISRMSYLIEDLLLLSKSDLGQIPLKMEPIYLPELIVELHHQAQLLAAAKSIRVDLNCPRQDIFILADNLRMRQVLLNLLTNAIKYTPAGGKVGIDIELTDRDQVRITISDSGIGIAQEELELIFERFYRVDKTLNRNDGGSGLGLSIAKWIVEAHDGTISVSSTPGQGSRFSVTLPLTESENFD is encoded by the coding sequence ATGAATAAAACCGATCCGGAAGTTGAGCCCCTCTTTTTCACTCCGGAAAGTACCGATCCTGCAGAAGTCCAGGAGCTGGCCCAAAGCTATAATGCGCTGATGGAGCGAATGGCCAACAATCTGCGCCGGTCAAGACAGTTTGCGGCAGATGTTACCCATGAATTGCGGACGCCTTTGACCATTTTGCGCGGCGAAACAGAGCTCGCCCTGCGCAGTGGACGGGATCAGGAAGAACTCAGAAAGGTTTTGGAATCAAACCTTGAAGAGATCAGTCGCATGAGCTACCTGATCGAGGACCTGCTGTTGCTTTCCAAAAGCGACCTGGGACAGATTCCTTTAAAAATGGAGCCCATCTATCTGCCGGAGCTTATTGTCGAACTGCACCACCAGGCCCAATTGCTGGCTGCAGCAAAAAGTATCCGCGTAGACCTGAACTGCCCCCGCCAGGATATTTTTATTCTTGCGGACAACCTGCGAATGAGACAGGTCCTGTTAAACCTGCTGACCAATGCGATCAAATATACGCCCGCGGGGGGGAAGGTCGGGATAGATATCGAACTGACCGATCGGGACCAGGTCAGAATAACGATCAGCGACAGCGGCATCGGCATCGCCCAAGAAGAATTGGAACTTATTTTCGAACGCTTTTACCGGGTTGATAAAACCCTTAACCGTAATGACGGCGGATCAGGCCTCGGTCTGTCCATCGCCAAATGGATTGTCGAAGCCCACGATGGAACCATCAGCGTTTCCTCAACCCCTGGCCAGGGAAGCCGCTTCAGCGTGACGCTCCCGCTGACCGAAAGCGAAAATTTCGATTAA
- a CDS encoding 16S rRNA (uracil(1498)-N(3))-methyltransferase has translation MRSFFIPEPELSCGSVLVLPAEQRKHIKTVLRLSPGDEVELFNGTGQVARGVLDALDQVQVLQVETQPAAACRLTLLQGLPKGEKLELILQKGTEIGVSCFQVVAMERSVGRLKAEKKEQKLGRWWKIIQEAARQSRQYHLPELQADLSLPQALGQVQADLKLVLWEEEAGSLTAALPRQIPQSVAVIIGPEGGISRNEIELIKQAGFVPVGLGPRILRTETAGLAIMSILQYLYGDFATGRHG, from the coding sequence ATGCGGAGTTTTTTTATTCCCGAACCAGAGCTGAGTTGCGGCAGCGTGCTGGTGCTGCCGGCGGAACAACGAAAACATATCAAGACCGTTCTCCGCCTGAGTCCCGGCGACGAAGTTGAACTGTTCAACGGCACCGGACAGGTTGCCAGGGGGGTTCTGGACGCTTTGGATCAGGTGCAGGTTCTTCAGGTTGAGACCCAGCCTGCCGCAGCCTGCCGTTTGACCCTTCTCCAGGGTCTGCCGAAGGGTGAAAAACTGGAGCTTATCCTCCAGAAGGGGACGGAGATTGGGGTCAGCTGTTTTCAGGTGGTGGCGATGGAACGCAGCGTTGGCCGTCTCAAAGCCGAAAAAAAAGAGCAAAAACTGGGGCGCTGGTGGAAAATCATCCAGGAAGCCGCGCGCCAGAGTCGCCAATATCACTTGCCTGAACTCCAGGCTGATTTGTCTTTACCTCAGGCGTTGGGCCAGGTGCAGGCTGATTTGAAGCTGGTGCTGTGGGAAGAGGAAGCCGGTTCGTTGACAGCAGCTCTGCCTCGCCAGATTCCGCAGAGTGTCGCTGTCATCATCGGACCCGAAGGAGGCATCAGCCGCAACGAAATCGAACTGATCAAACAAGCCGGGTTTGTCCCTGTTGGGCTGGGGCCGAGAATTCTCCGCACCGAAACCGCTGGGCTTGCGATAATGTCGATTTTACAATATCTTTATGGTGATTTTGCTACGGGCCGACATGGTTGA